The Serpentinimonas maccroryi genome has a segment encoding these proteins:
- a CDS encoding LysR family transcriptional regulator — MIERTHLAILREVERTGSLTAAAQRLHLTQSALSHSMRKLEDRFGTPIWRREGRRLIPTQAGQYLLNLAQRLLPQLEHAEQRMQQFARGERGSLRVGMECHPCYLWLMQYVAPYLARWPDVDLDVKQKFEFGGIGALFAHDIDVLVTPDPHHKPGLHFEPVHAYEQVLVLAQGHALAQQDRVQPQELSSEVLLTYPVPPERLDVYSQFLTPAGVAPRLHKTVENTEVLLQLVASGRGVTALPLWVVQAHRDRLPIVAVRLGARGIQKHIHLGLRSADLGVPYVNDLLELVRQGSTAPPGAMAA; from the coding sequence ATGATTGAGCGCACTCATTTGGCGATCTTGCGCGAGGTGGAGCGCACCGGTTCGCTCACCGCTGCGGCGCAGCGCCTGCACCTGACGCAATCGGCGCTGAGCCACAGCATGCGCAAGCTCGAAGACCGTTTTGGCACACCCATTTGGCGGCGCGAAGGTCGGCGCCTGATTCCAACCCAAGCCGGGCAGTACCTGCTGAACCTGGCGCAGCGCTTGCTGCCGCAACTGGAGCACGCCGAGCAGCGCATGCAGCAGTTTGCGCGCGGTGAGCGCGGCAGCTTGCGGGTGGGCATGGAATGCCATCCCTGCTACCTTTGGCTCATGCAGTACGTGGCCCCCTACTTGGCGCGCTGGCCCGATGTGGACTTGGATGTCAAGCAAAAATTTGAATTTGGAGGTATCGGGGCCTTGTTTGCGCACGACATCGACGTGCTGGTGACGCCCGATCCGCACCACAAGCCGGGGCTGCATTTTGAACCCGTGCACGCCTACGAGCAGGTGTTGGTGCTGGCCCAAGGGCACGCTCTGGCGCAGCAGGATCGGGTGCAGCCACAGGAGCTGTCTTCCGAGGTGCTGCTGACCTACCCGGTGCCGCCCGAACGGCTGGATGTGTACAGCCAATTCCTGACGCCGGCTGGGGTGGCACCACGCTTGCACAAAACGGTGGAAAACACCGAAGTGTTGTTGCAGTTGGTGGCCAGCGGACGCGGTGTGACGGCGCTGCCGCTGTGGGTGGTGCAAGCGCACCGCGACCGCCTGCCCATCGTCGCCGTGCGGCTGGGTGCTCGGGGCATACAAAAGCACATACACCTAGGTCTGCGCAGCGCAGACCTGGGTGTGCCGTACGTCAACGACCTGCTGGAACTGGTGCGTCAGGGCTCAACCGCCCCGCCGGGTGCAATGGCGGCTTGA
- a CDS encoding esterase-like activity of phytase family protein produces MKLSFCAAAALSLGLLSAPALAQTEFPARLAGHAILPALTLVPAPAGAPADLQHAGKFTTGQRVEAIGSIEGRSAGRPTGVQVPFRGQPMQGHSGILHNADGSFWLLTDNGAGNRANSPDFMLHLSRYRINFQTNRWDRLETVFLHDPDRRVPFRIIHEGTPQRFLTGSDFDPEGVQIAGGHFWIGDEFGPYLIKVDMQGRVRGVFETQVDGRTVISPDHPNVRTPAVPGGEVAFQVRRSRGFEGLASSPDGSRLFAMLESPLWDASTRAFEQRDGRGFLRVLEFDVATERWTGRQWRYTLEADTHAIGDFNMISPTTALVIERDSGEGTADRACPDGQRRADCFHDIARFKRVYKIEMSEANVNDAVRKIGFIDLMRIQDPNRLARVPLNDGVLTFPFFTIENVDQVDARHIVVGNDNNLPFSSSRHPNRADDNELVLLDVAELLAAR; encoded by the coding sequence ATGAAACTGTCATTCTGCGCCGCCGCCGCCCTGTCGCTGGGCCTGCTGTCTGCCCCCGCCTTGGCTCAAACCGAATTTCCGGCCCGCTTGGCAGGGCATGCCATATTGCCCGCGCTCACGCTCGTCCCGGCCCCTGCTGGGGCGCCCGCCGACCTGCAACACGCTGGCAAGTTCACCACCGGCCAGCGGGTGGAGGCCATCGGCAGCATCGAGGGCCGCTCGGCTGGCCGCCCCACCGGGGTGCAGGTGCCGTTTCGAGGCCAACCCATGCAAGGCCATTCGGGCATTTTGCACAACGCCGACGGCAGCTTCTGGCTGCTGACCGACAACGGTGCCGGCAACCGCGCCAATTCGCCCGACTTCATGCTGCATTTGAGCCGCTACCGCATCAATTTTCAGACCAACCGCTGGGATCGGCTCGAGACCGTGTTCTTGCACGACCCCGATCGCCGGGTGCCGTTTCGCATCATCCACGAGGGCACGCCGCAGCGTTTCCTGACCGGCTCCGACTTCGACCCCGAGGGCGTGCAGATCGCTGGCGGGCATTTCTGGATCGGCGACGAGTTCGGCCCCTACCTGATCAAGGTCGATATGCAGGGCCGTGTGCGGGGTGTGTTCGAAACCCAGGTCGATGGCCGCACCGTGATTTCGCCCGACCACCCCAACGTGCGCACCCCCGCCGTGCCGGGCGGCGAAGTGGCTTTTCAGGTGCGCCGTTCGCGCGGCTTCGAAGGCTTGGCGTCATCACCCGACGGCAGCCGCCTGTTTGCCATGCTCGAAAGCCCGCTGTGGGACGCCAGCACGCGCGCCTTTGAACAGCGCGACGGCCGCGGCTTTTTGCGCGTGCTCGAGTTCGACGTGGCCACCGAGCGCTGGACCGGCCGTCAGTGGCGCTACACCCTCGAGGCCGACACCCACGCCATCGGCGACTTCAACATGATCAGCCCCACCACCGCCTTGGTAATCGAGCGCGACAGCGGCGAGGGCACCGCCGACCGCGCCTGCCCCGACGGCCAGCGCCGCGCCGACTGCTTCCACGACATCGCACGCTTCAAGCGCGTTTACAAAATCGAGATGAGCGAAGCCAATGTCAACGACGCTGTGCGCAAGATCGGCTTCATCGACCTGATGCGCATCCAAGACCCGAACCGGCTGGCGCGCGTACCGCTCAACGACGGCGTGCTGACCTTCCCCTTCTTCACGATCGAAAACGTCGATCAGGTGGATGCGCGCCACATCGTGGTCGGCAACGACAACAACCTACCGTTCTCGAGCAGCCGCCACCCCAACCGCGCCGACGACAACGAACTGGTGCTGCTCGACGTGGCCGAACTGCTGGCGGCGCGCTGA
- a CDS encoding monovalent cation/H+ antiporter complex subunit F — protein METLPPSLPLAFGLFALLLVLNLALGLLRVLRGPGLTDRLLAAQLLGSTGVALLLTLAALQGWPSLRDVALVFALLGLLAAVAYARLRPERHRA, from the coding sequence ATGGAAACCCTGCCGCCCTCCTTGCCCTTGGCCTTTGGCCTGTTCGCCCTGCTGCTGGTGCTCAACTTAGCACTCGGACTGTTGCGCGTGCTGCGCGGCCCGGGCCTGACCGACCGCCTGCTGGCGGCGCAGCTGCTGGGCAGCACCGGCGTGGCGCTGCTGCTCACGCTGGCGGCGCTGCAAGGCTGGCCCTCGCTGCGCGACGTGGCGCTGGTGTTTGCCCTGCTCGGCTTGCTGGCCGCCGTGGCTTATGCGCGGCTGCGCCCGGAGCGGCACCGTGCTTGA
- a CDS encoding 2Fe-2S iron-sulfur cluster-binding protein gives MAQITYIEAHGQTCTVDLPEGWNLMQGAIANGIEGILGECGGSCACATCHCYVDESHLPDLAEPSQTELDMLEHVAAERRPNSRLACQIKATARLDGLILRLPAAQE, from the coding sequence ATGGCACAAATCACCTACATCGAGGCCCACGGCCAGACCTGCACCGTCGATCTGCCCGAGGGCTGGAACCTGATGCAAGGCGCGATCGCCAACGGCATCGAGGGCATCTTGGGCGAGTGCGGCGGCTCCTGCGCTTGCGCCACCTGCCACTGCTACGTCGATGAAAGCCACTTGCCCGATCTGGCCGAACCCAGCCAGACCGAACTCGACATGCTCGAGCACGTGGCCGCCGAGCGCCGCCCCAACAGTCGCCTGGCCTGCCAGATCAAGGCCACGGCGCGCCTCGATGGCCTGATTCTGCGCCTGCCGGCGGCGCAAGAATGA
- the metE gene encoding 5-methyltetrahydropteroyltriglutamate--homocysteine S-methyltransferase: MVTTHNLGFPRMGMRRELKFALEAYWRAETDSAALLDCAQALRQRHWAWQDTLDWAPVGDFSLYDHMLDMSFTLGHLPQRAQGFGGDELEHYFRLARGQGRAACCGGAIAAAEMTKWFDTNYHYLVPEFDTQTRFELDDRRLRQQWGEALAQGVRGKPVLIGPVTYLWLGKMRGGGDRLQLLPALLEVYAELLKRLHAWGATWVQIDEPILVQDLDPDWQHAFNLAYHQLKNAPVQILLASYFGGLGDNRYLAANLPVAGLHIDAVRGRDEVSALLNLLPSTKVLSLGVIDGRNVWKTDLYAALGWLEPLAQRLQERLWIAPSCSLLHVPLDLDAEPNLDPSLRGWLSFARQKLQELHLLARALNHGRQSVADQLQLHQHGLIERAQSTRVHRSEVQAALRASNALPAHRPSPYAERARQQQAVLQLPQWPTTTIGSFPQTGAIRQARQRFKSGQIDAAAYEQAMRDEIALCVREQEALGLDVLVHGEAERNDMVEYFGEQLEGFAFTTQGWVQSYGSRCVKPPILYGDVQRRLPMTVHWSRYAQSLTHKPMKGMLTGPVTMLNWSFVRDDQPRELSCRQLALALRAEVLDLEQAGIAVIQIDEPALREGLPLKKADQAAYLDWAVACFGLSANGVRDTTQIHTHMCYAEFNDIIEHIARLDADVITIETARSALDLLEAFERYDYPNAIGPGVYDIHSPNQPEVERMVALLRSAAQRIAPERLWVNPDCGLKTRQWPEVRPALQRMVQAAQQLRQSSR, translated from the coding sequence ATGGTTACCACCCACAACTTGGGTTTTCCGCGCATGGGTATGCGCCGGGAACTGAAATTCGCCCTCGAGGCCTACTGGCGCGCCGAAACCGACTCGGCGGCGCTGCTCGATTGCGCGCAAGCGCTGCGCCAGCGCCATTGGGCTTGGCAAGACACGCTCGATTGGGCTCCCGTGGGCGATTTTTCGCTCTACGACCACATGCTCGACATGAGTTTCACACTCGGGCACCTGCCCCAGCGGGCGCAGGGTTTTGGGGGTGATGAACTCGAGCACTACTTTAGGCTGGCGCGCGGCCAAGGTCGGGCCGCGTGTTGTGGCGGCGCCATTGCAGCTGCCGAAATGACCAAATGGTTCGACACCAACTACCACTATCTGGTGCCCGAGTTTGACACCCAGACCCGCTTCGAGCTCGACGACCGACGCTTGCGCCAACAATGGGGCGAAGCCTTGGCCCAGGGCGTGCGCGGCAAGCCGGTGCTCATTGGCCCCGTCACCTACCTGTGGCTGGGCAAGATGCGGGGCGGGGGCGATCGCTTGCAGCTGCTGCCCGCCTTGCTCGAGGTGTATGCCGAACTGCTCAAGCGCCTGCATGCGTGGGGCGCCACGTGGGTGCAGATCGATGAACCGATACTGGTGCAAGACCTCGACCCCGACTGGCAGCACGCCTTCAATCTGGCCTACCACCAGCTCAAAAACGCACCCGTGCAAATCTTGCTGGCCAGCTATTTTGGGGGCTTGGGCGACAACCGCTATCTGGCTGCCAATCTTCCGGTGGCGGGTTTGCACATCGACGCCGTGCGCGGCCGCGATGAGGTGAGCGCCCTGCTCAACCTGCTGCCCTCCACCAAGGTGCTTTCGCTGGGCGTGATCGACGGCCGCAACGTCTGGAAAACCGACCTTTATGCAGCGCTCGGCTGGCTCGAGCCGCTGGCACAGCGGCTGCAAGAGCGGCTCTGGATCGCGCCCTCGTGCTCACTGCTGCACGTGCCGCTGGACTTGGATGCCGAACCCAATCTCGATCCATCGCTGCGCGGCTGGCTCTCATTTGCGCGCCAAAAACTGCAGGAGCTGCACCTGCTGGCGCGCGCCCTCAACCACGGGCGCCAGAGCGTCGCAGACCAACTGCAGTTGCACCAGCACGGGCTGATCGAGCGTGCGCAATCCACGCGGGTGCACCGCAGCGAGGTGCAAGCCGCCCTGCGCGCCAGCAACGCCTTGCCCGCGCACCGCCCCAGCCCCTACGCAGAACGCGCGCGCCAGCAGCAAGCGGTGTTGCAACTGCCCCAGTGGCCCACCACCACCATCGGCTCTTTCCCGCAAACCGGCGCGATCCGGCAGGCCAGACAGCGCTTCAAAAGCGGTCAGATCGACGCCGCCGCCTACGAGCAGGCCATGCGCGACGAGATTGCACTGTGCGTGCGCGAACAAGAGGCGCTCGGGCTCGACGTGCTGGTGCATGGCGAAGCCGAACGCAACGACATGGTGGAGTATTTTGGCGAACAACTCGAGGGCTTCGCCTTCACCACCCAGGGCTGGGTGCAGTCCTACGGCTCGCGCTGCGTCAAGCCCCCCATACTCTACGGCGACGTGCAGCGCCGGCTGCCCATGACGGTGCACTGGAGCCGCTACGCCCAGTCGCTCACGCACAAACCCATGAAAGGCATGCTCACCGGGCCGGTCACGATGCTCAACTGGTCTTTTGTGCGCGACGACCAGCCGCGCGAGCTCAGCTGCCGACAGCTGGCGCTGGCGCTGCGCGCCGAGGTGCTCGATCTGGAGCAGGCTGGCATTGCGGTGATCCAAATCGACGAGCCCGCGCTGCGCGAAGGCCTACCGCTCAAAAAAGCCGATCAGGCAGCCTACCTCGATTGGGCAGTGGCGTGCTTTGGCCTGAGCGCCAACGGGGTGCGCGATACCACGCAGATCCACACCCACATGTGCTATGCCGAGTTCAATGACATCATCGAGCACATTGCCCGCCTCGATGCCGACGTCATCACCATCGAGACCGCCCGCTCGGCACTGGATTTGCTCGAAGCCTTCGAGCGCTACGACTACCCCAACGCCATCGGCCCGGGGGTTTACGACATCCACTCCCCCAACCAACCCGAAGTCGAGCGCATGGTGGCGCTGCTGCGCAGCGCGGCCCAGCGCATCGCGCCCGAACGCCTTTGGGTCAACCCCGATTGCGGACTCAAAACGCGCCAGTGGCCAGAGGTCAGGCCAGCCCTGCAACGCATGGTGCAGGCGGCACAGCAACTGCGCCAATCCAGCCGCTGA
- a CDS encoding cytochrome P450: protein MFSFQFDPYAPAIDADPFPYYRRLRDEHPCFWSEQAQMWVLSRYVDIVSALNDWQTYSSASGNLMTELPGRAGATLGSSDPPRHDRLRALVQHAFMKRNLQALEEPIRAVAQQVFGQLRGVSQFDFKDVSSQFTVKVLMSALGLPMGEEALVAEHEVRDHAVLMVQSDARTRAKGPEHIAAYQWMQNYAAQVIALRRAEPRNDLISHFAMAEIDGDRLDEREVLLTTTTLIMAGVESLGGFMMMLAYNLASFDAARRSVVADPSLLPDAIEESLRYNTSAQRFRRRLMKDVTLHGQTMRTGDFVCLAYGSGNRDERQFPDPDRYDIGRKPRGHLGFGGGVHACLGTAIARLALKIAFEEFHRVVPEYHRVAEQLPWMPSSTFRSPLVLELAAG from the coding sequence ATGTTCAGCTTCCAGTTCGACCCCTATGCGCCGGCGATCGACGCCGACCCGTTCCCCTACTACCGCCGACTGCGCGACGAACACCCATGCTTTTGGAGCGAGCAGGCGCAAATGTGGGTGTTGTCGCGCTATGTGGACATCGTGAGCGCGCTCAACGACTGGCAAACGTACTCCAGCGCCAGCGGCAACCTGATGACCGAACTGCCGGGCCGCGCCGGTGCCACCCTGGGCAGCTCCGACCCACCCCGGCACGACCGCCTGCGCGCCCTGGTGCAACACGCCTTCATGAAGCGCAACCTGCAGGCGCTCGAAGAGCCGATCCGCGCCGTGGCGCAGCAGGTGTTTGGCCAGCTGCGCGGCGTGTCGCAGTTCGATTTCAAAGACGTGTCGTCGCAATTCACGGTCAAGGTGTTGATGAGCGCGCTCGGCCTGCCGATGGGCGAGGAAGCGCTGGTGGCCGAGCACGAAGTGCGCGACCACGCGGTGCTGATGGTGCAAAGCGATGCCCGCACCCGCGCCAAGGGCCCCGAGCACATCGCCGCCTACCAATGGATGCAAAACTACGCCGCGCAAGTGATCGCCTTGCGCCGTGCCGAGCCGCGCAACGACCTGATCAGCCACTTCGCCATGGCCGAAATCGACGGCGACCGCCTCGACGAGCGCGAGGTGCTGCTCACCACCACCACCCTGATCATGGCCGGGGTCGAGTCGCTGGGGGGCTTCATGATGATGCTGGCCTACAACCTCGCCAGCTTCGACGCGGCTCGGCGCTCCGTGGTGGCCGACCCCTCGCTGCTGCCCGACGCGATCGAAGAAAGCCTGCGCTACAACACCTCGGCGCAGCGCTTTCGCCGCCGCCTGATGAAAGACGTGACGCTGCACGGCCAGACCATGCGCACCGGCGACTTCGTCTGCCTGGCCTATGGCAGCGGCAACCGCGACGAGCGCCAGTTCCCCGACCCAGACCGCTACGACATCGGACGCAAGCCGCGCGGCCATTTGGGTTTTGGTGGCGGCGTACACGCCTGCTTGGGCACGGCCATTGCCAGGCTGGCGCTCAAAATAGCCTTCGAGGAGTTCCACCGCGTGGTGCCCGAATACCATCGGGTGGCCGAGCAACTGCCTTGGATGCCTTCCTCCACCTTTCGCAGCCCGCTGGTGCTCGAACTGGCTGCAGGCTGA
- a CDS encoding monovalent cation/H(+) antiporter subunit G gives MLEALTWLLLALAALFFSAGTLGLLRLPDTLSRIHALTKADNLGLGLAALALLLHAESWAAAAQIGLIWLLALAASAASGYLIARRCLLESQGAAGNGHNGHSGLSTLPVPASAPHSGPQAPKAAP, from the coding sequence GTGCTTGAGGCCCTTACCTGGCTGCTGCTGGCGCTGGCGGCGCTGTTTTTCAGCGCCGGCACGCTCGGCCTGCTGCGCCTGCCCGACACTTTAAGCCGCATCCACGCCCTCACCAAGGCCGACAACCTCGGGCTCGGGCTGGCCGCCCTGGCGCTGCTGCTGCACGCCGAATCGTGGGCTGCGGCGGCGCAGATCGGGCTGATCTGGCTGCTGGCGCTGGCCGCCAGCGCGGCTTCGGGCTATTTGATCGCGCGCCGCTGCCTGCTGGAATCGCAAGGCGCAGCGGGCAACGGCCACAATGGCCACAGCGGCCTCAGCACGCTGCCGGTGCCCGCATCTGCGCCCCATTCTGGGCCTCAAGCCCCCAAAGCCGCCCCATGA
- a CDS encoding Na+/H+ antiporter subunit E, which produces MKPVVFKRLLAAALALAGVWLLLLRQPGVWPGADGWLLGALAVALALWARQRCMAVAGHVHGPACTLPTDFLPSPRLRWRALPRLLGVFAWQSLLGALDVTRRVCTPRMPLQPGLLELPLHLPDEGQQVLLALLVSLMPGTLAARLEDGRLTLHALDTRLPIESEVRRLEALVAALYASAPAPATAPEPPPQP; this is translated from the coding sequence ATGAAACCGGTCGTATTCAAGCGCTTGCTGGCAGCGGCACTGGCCTTGGCCGGGGTCTGGCTGCTGCTGTTGCGCCAGCCCGGGGTCTGGCCGGGGGCCGACGGCTGGCTGCTGGGGGCGCTGGCCGTGGCCTTGGCTTTGTGGGCAAGGCAGCGCTGCATGGCGGTCGCGGGCCACGTGCATGGGCCGGCCTGCACCCTACCGACCGATTTTCTGCCCAGCCCTCGCCTGCGCTGGCGCGCCTTGCCGCGCCTGCTGGGGGTGTTTGCTTGGCAATCGCTGCTGGGCGCACTGGACGTGACGCGGCGCGTCTGCACCCCGCGCATGCCGCTGCAACCGGGCCTGCTGGAGCTGCCGTTGCACCTGCCCGACGAAGGCCAGCAGGTGCTGCTGGCGCTGCTGGTCAGCCTGATGCCCGGCACCTTGGCGGCGCGGCTCGAAGACGGCCGCCTGACGCTGCACGCGCTCGACACCCGCCTGCCGATCGAGTCTGAGGTGCGCCGGCTGGAAGCCTTGGTGGCGGCCTTGTATGCATCGGCGCCTGCGCCCGCCACCGCGCCCGAACCGCCGCCACAGCCCTGA
- a CDS encoding NAD(P)/FAD-dependent oxidoreductase — protein MIPPSLIQSSLGAPPQTLEKSGEPGGEPSGVLIIGAGQAGVQTAEALRSGGYAGPLTVLGEEPHPPYRRPPLSKAWLCGELQAAQLLMRAPEALARKGIDLRVGVRVQAIERAQRRLRLADGSTLPYAALVLATGASPRPLALPGAPALGVLSLRGLDDATALAARLADCQRQQQPLLVIGGGFIGLEVAASARKLGVEVTVLEAAPRLLGRVLAPALSDWYADLHRHHGVQVRLGAQLAALETGPDGQVRGAWLQDGSHCPGAAVLVGIGVQANDALAQAAGLDCERGVVVDACGRSSDPHIYAAGDCTARRLPDGTLLRLESVHNATEQAKSVAASILGQERPFVATPWFWSEQYDKKLQMAGLSAGADHWVLRGTMDAGAFSLYHFRGPRLLAVDSVNATREHLQARKLLDAGLSPTPEQAADPAFDLASLLAPG, from the coding sequence ATGATCCCGCCCAGCCTGATCCAATCCAGCCTGGGTGCGCCACCGCAGACCCTAGAAAAAAGTGGCGAACCGGGTGGCGAACCGAGCGGCGTTTTGATCATCGGGGCTGGGCAGGCTGGCGTGCAAACCGCCGAGGCGCTGCGCAGCGGCGGCTACGCCGGCCCCCTCACCGTGCTGGGCGAGGAGCCACACCCGCCCTACCGCCGGCCGCCGCTGTCCAAAGCTTGGCTGTGTGGCGAGCTGCAAGCGGCCCAGTTGCTGATGCGCGCCCCCGAGGCGCTGGCGCGCAAAGGCATCGATCTGCGCGTGGGCGTGCGCGTGCAAGCCATTGAGCGCGCCCAGCGCCGGCTGCGGCTGGCCGACGGCAGCACCCTGCCCTATGCCGCGCTGGTGCTGGCCACCGGCGCCAGCCCGCGCCCGCTGGCCTTGCCGGGCGCACCGGCTCTGGGTGTGCTCAGCCTGCGCGGCCTCGACGACGCCACCGCGCTGGCGGCGCGTTTGGCCGACTGCCAGCGCCAGCAGCAGCCCTTGCTGGTGATCGGCGGTGGCTTCATCGGCCTCGAAGTGGCGGCCAGCGCACGCAAGCTCGGGGTCGAAGTCACCGTGCTCGAAGCCGCCCCGCGCTTGCTGGGCCGCGTGCTGGCACCGGCTTTGTCCGACTGGTACGCCGATCTGCACCGCCACCACGGGGTGCAGGTGCGGCTCGGCGCACAACTGGCCGCGCTGGAAACCGGGCCCGACGGGCAGGTGCGCGGCGCTTGGCTGCAAGATGGCAGCCATTGCCCTGGCGCCGCCGTGCTGGTGGGCATCGGGGTGCAAGCCAACGACGCGCTGGCCCAGGCCGCCGGGCTGGACTGCGAGCGCGGCGTGGTCGTCGATGCCTGCGGGCGCAGCAGCGACCCCCACATCTACGCCGCCGGCGACTGCACCGCCCGCCGCCTGCCCGATGGCACGCTGCTGCGGCTGGAATCGGTGCACAACGCCACCGAACAGGCCAAAAGCGTGGCCGCCTCCATCCTCGGGCAAGAGCGCCCCTTTGTCGCCACGCCTTGGTTCTGGAGCGAACAGTACGACAAAAAACTGCAAATGGCCGGCCTGAGCGCCGGGGCCGACCATTGGGTGCTGCGCGGCACAATGGACGCTGGCGCTTTCAGTTTGTACCACTTTCGCGGCCCGCGCCTGCTCGCCGTGGACAGCGTCAACGCCACCCGCGAGCACCTGCAAGCGCGCAAACTGCTCGACGCCGGCCTCTCGCCCACCCCAGAGCAGGCCGCCGACCCCGCCTTCGACCTCGCCAGCCTGCTGGCACCGGGCTAA